Proteins from a genomic interval of Dunckerocampus dactyliophorus isolate RoL2022-P2 chromosome 5, RoL_Ddac_1.1, whole genome shotgun sequence:
- the LOC129181627 gene encoding induced myeloid leukemia cell differentiation protein Mcl-1 homolog, which translates to MEKSGVMGTFMLCPGAVGESSMPVAGGDVNGSTPKRRSVGLEVMLQGDLPAKSHPPDSGGTSTILLRQTRAIDDVLDRDTRRLISRCLTNFTGLSKADWKQSKAQSTLQKVVTELVDKHRLKYNGIINQLSLDQRGYDMTFVGDVAQSLFADGTTNWGRIASLVAFGAVVSHYLMKKEQACCVEMVAQEISNYLLSHQRTWLVVHNSWDGFAEFFEKADPETRVRNALLAFVGLSSVMAMLTFLLR; encoded by the exons ATGGAGAAGAGTGGCGTTATGGGCACTTTTATGCTGTGTCCAGGTGCAGTTGGAGAAAGTTCCATGCCCGTCGCGGGTGGAGACGTTAACGGCAGCACCCCGAAACGACGATCCGTTGGGCTGGAGGTGATGCTCCAGGGCGACCTCCCTGCCAAAAGCCATCCCCCTGACAGTGGCGGAACATCTACCATCCTGTTGCGCCAGACTCGCGCCATCGACGACGTCCTGGACAGAGACACCAGGCGACTCATCAGCCGCTGTCTCACTAACTTTACTGGCCTGTCCAAGGCTGACTGGAAGCAAAGTAAAGCTCAATCTACCCTGCAGAAGGTCGTGACAGAGTTGGTGGACAAGCACAGGTTAAAATACAATG GCATCATCAACCAGCTGTCATTGGATCAGAGAGGGTACGACATGACCTTCGTCGGTGACGTGGCCCAGAGTCTGTTTGCAGACGGGACCACCAACTGGGGTCGCATCGCCAGCCTGGTGGCCTTTGGCGCCGTGGTGTCTCACTACCTGATGAAGAAGGAGCAAGCTTGCTGTGTGGAGATGGTGGCCCAGGAGATCTCCAACTACCTGCTGTCACACCAGCGCACATGGCTGGTGGTGCACAATTCTTGG GATGGCTTTGCGGAATTCTTTGAGAAAGCTGACCCCGAGACAAGAGTGAGGAACGCCCTCTTGGCCTTTGTTGGATTGTCCAGTGTCATGGCGATGCTGACCTTTTTGTTGAGATAA
- the cracr2aa gene encoding EF-hand calcium-binding domain-containing protein 4B isoform X1, with the protein MAAVTGPCALSEAAATSDVGTAQRGHGSSEECESARRKRESGLVGQNTILEKTHEFFQVCDIEKKGFITRWDMQRLYGELPLNADELEKVFDTLDSDSNGYLTLDEFSTGFSEFLYGRKISSSESMEDKPPCTKSPEVLYHNQWNESPATSEDEEEKHFSMLMESLGANNVFEDPAEVRSLWAQLRRDEPHLLSNFEDFLARVTSQIIVANQEKREMESALRRKAATHDDEIQRLYEEMEQQIKNERDRIVMQDYKGFVSRSQDLERQLTTKEKELEQLFQKQRRLEHQCQELHSEQHVTKVENVKLKKTNDDLAKELDHTSQELLLAQEQLSLLHQQSTRIHEEKEMEIYRLTEGLQRERASLLKQLDLMREMNKHLRDEKDIFFQKPNNCKKTGSQPRPVLNVETHTFFPKSEEDEEGCVRQSPANGSSQPSCPEVTRGSLQRIISIEEDHLPHLLQNSGQPQTPLEPLTEGEEASDQEENIDLVMSDIYPTSVQLQRSEGIGQISQTPTSPRGEPVGKETSINEEGAPSPPDRLFKIVLVGNSSVGKTSLLRRFCDDCFHPDNSATVGIDYSVKTIIVDNSQVALQIWDTAGQERYRSITKQFFRKADGVVVMYDITVEQSFTAVRQWLTSVKEGAGDAITLMLLGNKTDIEIEREVEKSVGERLAKDCQMTFFECSARSGHHVMEAMFHLARILKEQEDREKEKTVRLVGSTLEKKNSCC; encoded by the exons ATGGCGGCTGTAACTGGCCCGTGTGCCCTCAGTGAGGCGGCGGCTACCTCAGATGTCGGGACAGCGCAGAGAGGGCATGGGAGCAGCGAAGAATGTGAGAGTGCCCGGAGGAAAAGGGAGAGCGGGCTTGTGGGTCAAAACACTatcctggagaaaacccacgagtTCTTCCAGGTGTGCGACATTGAGAAAAAGGGCTTCATTACCCGATGGGACATGCAG CGGCTGTATGGCGAGCTCCCTCTCAATGCCGACGAGCTGGAGAAAGTGTTTGACACCCTTGATTCTGACAGCAATGGATATCTCACCCTCGATGAGTTCTCCACTGGCTTTA GTGAATTTCTCTATGGCAGGAAGATATCTTCAAGTGAAAGCATGGAGGATAAACCCCCATGTACTAAGTCTCCAGAAGTTCTCTACCACAATCAGTGGAATGAGAGCCCGGCAACCtcggaggatgaggaggagaaaCATTTTTCCATGCTGATGGAGAGTCTAGGAGCCAACAACGTCTTTGAAGA TCCAGCAGAGGTACGCAGTTTGTGGGCCCAGCTGCGCCGGGATGAACCACATCTTTTATCCAATTTTGAGGACTTCCTGGCAAGAGTGACATCCCAGATCATTGTGGCTAACCAGGAGAAGAGAGAGATGGAGAGCGCTCTTAGACG GAAAGCAGCTACACATGATGATGAGATCCAGCGCCTGTATGAGGAAATGGAgcagcaaataaaaaatgaaagagATCGGATTGTGATGCAG GACTATAAGGGGTTTGTGTCTCGCAGCCAAGACCTAGAAAGACAGCTGACCACCAAGGAGAAAGAGTTGGAGCAGCTCTTTCAGAAGCAGAGGAGG CTGGAGCATCAGTGTCAGGAGCTTCACAGTGAGCAACATGTGACCAAGGTGGAGAACGTGAAGCTGAAGAAGACCAATGATGATCTAGCCAAGGAACTGGATCACACCAGTCAAGAGCTGCTCTTGGCTCAGGAACAGCTGAGTCTGCTACACCAGCAGTCCACCCGTATCCATGAGGAGAAGGAGAT GGAAATATACCGACTGACAGAGGGACTGCAGCGGGAGCGAGCAAGCCTTCTCAAACAGTTGGACCTGATGAG GGAAATGAACAAACATTTACGAGatgaaaaagacattttctttCAG AAACCAAACAATTGTAAGAAAACAGGATCCCAGCCAAGGCCTGTACTCAATGTTGAGACACACACTTTCTTTCCAAAAAG tgaggaggacgaggagggcTGTGTGAGGCAGAGCCCAGCCAATGGGTCAAGTCAACCGTCTTGCCCAGAGGTAACCAGAGGTTCCCTTCAGAGGATCATCTCCATTGAGGAGGACCATCTCCCCCACTTGCTCCAGAATAGTGGCCAGCCCCAAACGCCTCTTGAACCGCTTACTGAAGGAGAGGAAGCATCCGATCAAGAGGAAAATATAGACTTGGTGATGAGCGATATTTACCCAACTTCTGTTCAGCTGCAGCGGTCAGAAGGAATCGGACAAATAAGTCAAACTCCCACGTCTCCGAGGGGTGAACCCGTGGGCAAGGAGACCAGCATAAAT GAGGAAGGTGCTCCGTCACCACCTGACCGCCTCTTTAAGATTGTTCTGGTGGGGAACTCTAGCGTCGGAAAGACCTCCCTCCTGCGACGGTTTTGCGATGACTGCTTTCACCCAGACAATTCCGCCACTGTTG GTATAGACTACAGTGTGAAGACAATAATAGTAGATAACAGCCAGGTGGCGCTGCAGATCTGGGATACAGCGGGACAGGAAAG GTATCGAAGCATCACCAAGCAATTTTTTCGCAAAGCTGACGGTGTGGTTGTGATGTACGACATAACGGTTGAGCAGAGCTTCACAGCTGTCAGACAGTGGTTGACAAGTGTAAAG GAGGGTGCAGGAGACGCCATCACTCTCATGCTGTTGGGGAACAAAACAGACATAGAGATTGAGCGAGAAGTTGAGAAATCAGTGGGTGAAAGGCTTGCAAAG GACTGTCAGATGACTTTCTTTGAGTGCAGTGCACGCTCGGGACATCATGTAATGGAGGCCATGTTTCATCTGGCCAG AATCCTGAAAGAGCAAGAGGACCGGGAGAAAGAGAAAACTGTCCGGCTGGTGGGCAGCACACTGGAGAAGAAGAACTCCTGCTGCTAA
- the cracr2aa gene encoding EF-hand calcium-binding domain-containing protein 4B isoform X3, translating into MAAVTGPCALSEAAATSDVGTAQRGHGSSEECESARRKRESGLVGQNTILEKTHEFFQVCDIEKKGFITRWDMQRLYGELPLNADELEKVFDTLDSDSNGYLTLDEFSTGFSEFLYGRKISSSESMEDKPPCTKSPEVLYHNQWNESPATSEDEEEKHFSMLMESLGANNVFEDPAEVRSLWAQLRRDEPHLLSNFEDFLARVTSQIIVANQEKREMESALRRKAATHDDEIQRLYEEMEQQIKNERDRIVMQDYKGFVSRSQDLERQLTTKEKELEQLFQKQRRLEHQCQELHSEQHVTKVENVKLKKTNDDLAKELDHTSQELLLAQEQLSLLHQQSTRIHEEKEMEIYRLTEGLQRERASLLKQLDLMREMNKHLRDEKDIFFQKPNNCKKTGSQPRPVLNVETHTFFPKSEEDEEGCVRQSPANGSSQPSCPEVTRGSLQRIISIEEDHLPHLLQNSGQPQTPLEPLTEGEEASDQEENIDLVMSDIYPTSVQLQRSEGIGQISQTPTSPRGEPVGKETSINIVLVGNSSVGKTSLLRRFCDDCFHPDNSATVGIDYSVKTIIVDNSQVALQIWDTAGQERYRSITKQFFRKADGVVVMYDITVEQSFTAVRQWLTSVKEGAGDAITLMLLGNKTDIEIEREVEKSVGERLAKDCQMTFFECSARSGHHVMEAMFHLARILKEQEDREKEKTVRLVGSTLEKKNSCC; encoded by the exons ATGGCGGCTGTAACTGGCCCGTGTGCCCTCAGTGAGGCGGCGGCTACCTCAGATGTCGGGACAGCGCAGAGAGGGCATGGGAGCAGCGAAGAATGTGAGAGTGCCCGGAGGAAAAGGGAGAGCGGGCTTGTGGGTCAAAACACTatcctggagaaaacccacgagtTCTTCCAGGTGTGCGACATTGAGAAAAAGGGCTTCATTACCCGATGGGACATGCAG CGGCTGTATGGCGAGCTCCCTCTCAATGCCGACGAGCTGGAGAAAGTGTTTGACACCCTTGATTCTGACAGCAATGGATATCTCACCCTCGATGAGTTCTCCACTGGCTTTA GTGAATTTCTCTATGGCAGGAAGATATCTTCAAGTGAAAGCATGGAGGATAAACCCCCATGTACTAAGTCTCCAGAAGTTCTCTACCACAATCAGTGGAATGAGAGCCCGGCAACCtcggaggatgaggaggagaaaCATTTTTCCATGCTGATGGAGAGTCTAGGAGCCAACAACGTCTTTGAAGA TCCAGCAGAGGTACGCAGTTTGTGGGCCCAGCTGCGCCGGGATGAACCACATCTTTTATCCAATTTTGAGGACTTCCTGGCAAGAGTGACATCCCAGATCATTGTGGCTAACCAGGAGAAGAGAGAGATGGAGAGCGCTCTTAGACG GAAAGCAGCTACACATGATGATGAGATCCAGCGCCTGTATGAGGAAATGGAgcagcaaataaaaaatgaaagagATCGGATTGTGATGCAG GACTATAAGGGGTTTGTGTCTCGCAGCCAAGACCTAGAAAGACAGCTGACCACCAAGGAGAAAGAGTTGGAGCAGCTCTTTCAGAAGCAGAGGAGG CTGGAGCATCAGTGTCAGGAGCTTCACAGTGAGCAACATGTGACCAAGGTGGAGAACGTGAAGCTGAAGAAGACCAATGATGATCTAGCCAAGGAACTGGATCACACCAGTCAAGAGCTGCTCTTGGCTCAGGAACAGCTGAGTCTGCTACACCAGCAGTCCACCCGTATCCATGAGGAGAAGGAGAT GGAAATATACCGACTGACAGAGGGACTGCAGCGGGAGCGAGCAAGCCTTCTCAAACAGTTGGACCTGATGAG GGAAATGAACAAACATTTACGAGatgaaaaagacattttctttCAG AAACCAAACAATTGTAAGAAAACAGGATCCCAGCCAAGGCCTGTACTCAATGTTGAGACACACACTTTCTTTCCAAAAAG tgaggaggacgaggagggcTGTGTGAGGCAGAGCCCAGCCAATGGGTCAAGTCAACCGTCTTGCCCAGAGGTAACCAGAGGTTCCCTTCAGAGGATCATCTCCATTGAGGAGGACCATCTCCCCCACTTGCTCCAGAATAGTGGCCAGCCCCAAACGCCTCTTGAACCGCTTACTGAAGGAGAGGAAGCATCCGATCAAGAGGAAAATATAGACTTGGTGATGAGCGATATTTACCCAACTTCTGTTCAGCTGCAGCGGTCAGAAGGAATCGGACAAATAAGTCAAACTCCCACGTCTCCGAGGGGTGAACCCGTGGGCAAGGAGACCAGCATAAAT ATTGTTCTGGTGGGGAACTCTAGCGTCGGAAAGACCTCCCTCCTGCGACGGTTTTGCGATGACTGCTTTCACCCAGACAATTCCGCCACTGTTG GTATAGACTACAGTGTGAAGACAATAATAGTAGATAACAGCCAGGTGGCGCTGCAGATCTGGGATACAGCGGGACAGGAAAG GTATCGAAGCATCACCAAGCAATTTTTTCGCAAAGCTGACGGTGTGGTTGTGATGTACGACATAACGGTTGAGCAGAGCTTCACAGCTGTCAGACAGTGGTTGACAAGTGTAAAG GAGGGTGCAGGAGACGCCATCACTCTCATGCTGTTGGGGAACAAAACAGACATAGAGATTGAGCGAGAAGTTGAGAAATCAGTGGGTGAAAGGCTTGCAAAG GACTGTCAGATGACTTTCTTTGAGTGCAGTGCACGCTCGGGACATCATGTAATGGAGGCCATGTTTCATCTGGCCAG AATCCTGAAAGAGCAAGAGGACCGGGAGAAAGAGAAAACTGTCCGGCTGGTGGGCAGCACACTGGAGAAGAAGAACTCCTGCTGCTAA
- the cracr2aa gene encoding EF-hand calcium-binding domain-containing protein 4B isoform X2 → MAAVTGPCALSEAAATSDVGTAQRGHGSSEECESARRKRESGLVGQNTILEKTHEFFQVCDIEKKGFITRWDMQRLYGELPLNADELEKVFDTLDSDSNGYLTLDEFSTGFSEFLYGRKISSSESMEDKPPCTKSPEVLYHNQWNESPATSEDEEEKHFSMLMESLGANNVFEDPAEVRSLWAQLRRDEPHLLSNFEDFLARVTSQIIVANQEKREMESALRRKAATHDDEIQRLYEEMEQQIKNERDRIVMQDYKGFVSRSQDLERQLTTKEKELEQLFQKQRRLEHQCQELHSEQHVTKVENVKLKKTNDDLAKELDHTSQELLLAQEQLSLLHQQSTRIHEEKEMEIYRLTEGLQRERASLLKQLDLMREMNKHLRDEKDIFFQKPNNCKKTGSQPRPVLNVETHTFFPKSEEDEEGCVRQSPANGSSQPSCPEVTRGSLQRIISIEEDHLPHLLQNSGQPQTPLEPLTEGEEASDQEENIDLVMSDIYPTSVQLQRSEGIGQISQTPTSPRGEPVGKETSINEGAPSPPDRLFKIVLVGNSSVGKTSLLRRFCDDCFHPDNSATVGIDYSVKTIIVDNSQVALQIWDTAGQERYRSITKQFFRKADGVVVMYDITVEQSFTAVRQWLTSVKEGAGDAITLMLLGNKTDIEIEREVEKSVGERLAKDCQMTFFECSARSGHHVMEAMFHLARILKEQEDREKEKTVRLVGSTLEKKNSCC, encoded by the exons ATGGCGGCTGTAACTGGCCCGTGTGCCCTCAGTGAGGCGGCGGCTACCTCAGATGTCGGGACAGCGCAGAGAGGGCATGGGAGCAGCGAAGAATGTGAGAGTGCCCGGAGGAAAAGGGAGAGCGGGCTTGTGGGTCAAAACACTatcctggagaaaacccacgagtTCTTCCAGGTGTGCGACATTGAGAAAAAGGGCTTCATTACCCGATGGGACATGCAG CGGCTGTATGGCGAGCTCCCTCTCAATGCCGACGAGCTGGAGAAAGTGTTTGACACCCTTGATTCTGACAGCAATGGATATCTCACCCTCGATGAGTTCTCCACTGGCTTTA GTGAATTTCTCTATGGCAGGAAGATATCTTCAAGTGAAAGCATGGAGGATAAACCCCCATGTACTAAGTCTCCAGAAGTTCTCTACCACAATCAGTGGAATGAGAGCCCGGCAACCtcggaggatgaggaggagaaaCATTTTTCCATGCTGATGGAGAGTCTAGGAGCCAACAACGTCTTTGAAGA TCCAGCAGAGGTACGCAGTTTGTGGGCCCAGCTGCGCCGGGATGAACCACATCTTTTATCCAATTTTGAGGACTTCCTGGCAAGAGTGACATCCCAGATCATTGTGGCTAACCAGGAGAAGAGAGAGATGGAGAGCGCTCTTAGACG GAAAGCAGCTACACATGATGATGAGATCCAGCGCCTGTATGAGGAAATGGAgcagcaaataaaaaatgaaagagATCGGATTGTGATGCAG GACTATAAGGGGTTTGTGTCTCGCAGCCAAGACCTAGAAAGACAGCTGACCACCAAGGAGAAAGAGTTGGAGCAGCTCTTTCAGAAGCAGAGGAGG CTGGAGCATCAGTGTCAGGAGCTTCACAGTGAGCAACATGTGACCAAGGTGGAGAACGTGAAGCTGAAGAAGACCAATGATGATCTAGCCAAGGAACTGGATCACACCAGTCAAGAGCTGCTCTTGGCTCAGGAACAGCTGAGTCTGCTACACCAGCAGTCCACCCGTATCCATGAGGAGAAGGAGAT GGAAATATACCGACTGACAGAGGGACTGCAGCGGGAGCGAGCAAGCCTTCTCAAACAGTTGGACCTGATGAG GGAAATGAACAAACATTTACGAGatgaaaaagacattttctttCAG AAACCAAACAATTGTAAGAAAACAGGATCCCAGCCAAGGCCTGTACTCAATGTTGAGACACACACTTTCTTTCCAAAAAG tgaggaggacgaggagggcTGTGTGAGGCAGAGCCCAGCCAATGGGTCAAGTCAACCGTCTTGCCCAGAGGTAACCAGAGGTTCCCTTCAGAGGATCATCTCCATTGAGGAGGACCATCTCCCCCACTTGCTCCAGAATAGTGGCCAGCCCCAAACGCCTCTTGAACCGCTTACTGAAGGAGAGGAAGCATCCGATCAAGAGGAAAATATAGACTTGGTGATGAGCGATATTTACCCAACTTCTGTTCAGCTGCAGCGGTCAGAAGGAATCGGACAAATAAGTCAAACTCCCACGTCTCCGAGGGGTGAACCCGTGGGCAAGGAGACCAGCATAAAT GAAGGTGCTCCGTCACCACCTGACCGCCTCTTTAAGATTGTTCTGGTGGGGAACTCTAGCGTCGGAAAGACCTCCCTCCTGCGACGGTTTTGCGATGACTGCTTTCACCCAGACAATTCCGCCACTGTTG GTATAGACTACAGTGTGAAGACAATAATAGTAGATAACAGCCAGGTGGCGCTGCAGATCTGGGATACAGCGGGACAGGAAAG GTATCGAAGCATCACCAAGCAATTTTTTCGCAAAGCTGACGGTGTGGTTGTGATGTACGACATAACGGTTGAGCAGAGCTTCACAGCTGTCAGACAGTGGTTGACAAGTGTAAAG GAGGGTGCAGGAGACGCCATCACTCTCATGCTGTTGGGGAACAAAACAGACATAGAGATTGAGCGAGAAGTTGAGAAATCAGTGGGTGAAAGGCTTGCAAAG GACTGTCAGATGACTTTCTTTGAGTGCAGTGCACGCTCGGGACATCATGTAATGGAGGCCATGTTTCATCTGGCCAG AATCCTGAAAGAGCAAGAGGACCGGGAGAAAGAGAAAACTGTCCGGCTGGTGGGCAGCACACTGGAGAAGAAGAACTCCTGCTGCTAA
- the cracr2aa gene encoding EF-hand calcium-binding domain-containing protein 4B isoform X4 — protein sequence MEDKPPCTKSPEVLYHNQWNESPATSEDEEEKHFSMLMESLGANNVFEDPAEVRSLWAQLRRDEPHLLSNFEDFLARVTSQIIVANQEKREMESALRRKAATHDDEIQRLYEEMEQQIKNERDRIVMQDYKGFVSRSQDLERQLTTKEKELEQLFQKQRRLEHQCQELHSEQHVTKVENVKLKKTNDDLAKELDHTSQELLLAQEQLSLLHQQSTRIHEEKEMEIYRLTEGLQRERASLLKQLDLMREMNKHLRDEKDIFFQKPNNCKKTGSQPRPVLNVETHTFFPKSEEDEEGCVRQSPANGSSQPSCPEVTRGSLQRIISIEEDHLPHLLQNSGQPQTPLEPLTEGEEASDQEENIDLVMSDIYPTSVQLQRSEGIGQISQTPTSPRGEPVGKETSINEEGAPSPPDRLFKIVLVGNSSVGKTSLLRRFCDDCFHPDNSATVGIDYSVKTIIVDNSQVALQIWDTAGQERYRSITKQFFRKADGVVVMYDITVEQSFTAVRQWLTSVKEGAGDAITLMLLGNKTDIEIEREVEKSVGERLAKDCQMTFFECSARSGHHVMEAMFHLARILKEQEDREKEKTVRLVGSTLEKKNSCC from the exons ATGGAGGATAAACCCCCATGTACTAAGTCTCCAGAAGTTCTCTACCACAATCAGTGGAATGAGAGCCCGGCAACCtcggaggatgaggaggagaaaCATTTTTCCATGCTGATGGAGAGTCTAGGAGCCAACAACGTCTTTGAAGA TCCAGCAGAGGTACGCAGTTTGTGGGCCCAGCTGCGCCGGGATGAACCACATCTTTTATCCAATTTTGAGGACTTCCTGGCAAGAGTGACATCCCAGATCATTGTGGCTAACCAGGAGAAGAGAGAGATGGAGAGCGCTCTTAGACG GAAAGCAGCTACACATGATGATGAGATCCAGCGCCTGTATGAGGAAATGGAgcagcaaataaaaaatgaaagagATCGGATTGTGATGCAG GACTATAAGGGGTTTGTGTCTCGCAGCCAAGACCTAGAAAGACAGCTGACCACCAAGGAGAAAGAGTTGGAGCAGCTCTTTCAGAAGCAGAGGAGG CTGGAGCATCAGTGTCAGGAGCTTCACAGTGAGCAACATGTGACCAAGGTGGAGAACGTGAAGCTGAAGAAGACCAATGATGATCTAGCCAAGGAACTGGATCACACCAGTCAAGAGCTGCTCTTGGCTCAGGAACAGCTGAGTCTGCTACACCAGCAGTCCACCCGTATCCATGAGGAGAAGGAGAT GGAAATATACCGACTGACAGAGGGACTGCAGCGGGAGCGAGCAAGCCTTCTCAAACAGTTGGACCTGATGAG GGAAATGAACAAACATTTACGAGatgaaaaagacattttctttCAG AAACCAAACAATTGTAAGAAAACAGGATCCCAGCCAAGGCCTGTACTCAATGTTGAGACACACACTTTCTTTCCAAAAAG tgaggaggacgaggagggcTGTGTGAGGCAGAGCCCAGCCAATGGGTCAAGTCAACCGTCTTGCCCAGAGGTAACCAGAGGTTCCCTTCAGAGGATCATCTCCATTGAGGAGGACCATCTCCCCCACTTGCTCCAGAATAGTGGCCAGCCCCAAACGCCTCTTGAACCGCTTACTGAAGGAGAGGAAGCATCCGATCAAGAGGAAAATATAGACTTGGTGATGAGCGATATTTACCCAACTTCTGTTCAGCTGCAGCGGTCAGAAGGAATCGGACAAATAAGTCAAACTCCCACGTCTCCGAGGGGTGAACCCGTGGGCAAGGAGACCAGCATAAAT GAGGAAGGTGCTCCGTCACCACCTGACCGCCTCTTTAAGATTGTTCTGGTGGGGAACTCTAGCGTCGGAAAGACCTCCCTCCTGCGACGGTTTTGCGATGACTGCTTTCACCCAGACAATTCCGCCACTGTTG GTATAGACTACAGTGTGAAGACAATAATAGTAGATAACAGCCAGGTGGCGCTGCAGATCTGGGATACAGCGGGACAGGAAAG GTATCGAAGCATCACCAAGCAATTTTTTCGCAAAGCTGACGGTGTGGTTGTGATGTACGACATAACGGTTGAGCAGAGCTTCACAGCTGTCAGACAGTGGTTGACAAGTGTAAAG GAGGGTGCAGGAGACGCCATCACTCTCATGCTGTTGGGGAACAAAACAGACATAGAGATTGAGCGAGAAGTTGAGAAATCAGTGGGTGAAAGGCTTGCAAAG GACTGTCAGATGACTTTCTTTGAGTGCAGTGCACGCTCGGGACATCATGTAATGGAGGCCATGTTTCATCTGGCCAG AATCCTGAAAGAGCAAGAGGACCGGGAGAAAGAGAAAACTGTCCGGCTGGTGGGCAGCACACTGGAGAAGAAGAACTCCTGCTGCTAA